From Spirochaetales bacterium, one genomic window encodes:
- a CDS encoding ATP-dependent Clp protease ATP-binding subunit, giving the protein MFKFKGLTQRAQRVLTLLAPEEAKKVNSERIQPEHIVLALLRDGEGVAVKALKRINVNIAEMIFDIEQKIPKGEHSTVVTGELKPSNRLRHVLEDSSEEAHNLGHEYIGTEHLLLAAAKEPGSLTNKYLTQKRITINNLREAIFQINGPGGVRNFSTYKKKPQSTMARKTTPTLNEFSRDLTSLAREGALDPVIGREKEIQRVIQILARRTKNNPVLIGEPGVGKTAIVEGLAQRIIEGTAPEVLFDKRVVVLDLASLVAGTKYRGEFEERLKRVMREIVTASNVILFIDELHTIIGAGGAEGAIDASNMLKPALSRGELQCIGATTLNEYKKYIERDAALERRFQSIYVDEPSVEETIEILTGIKNRYEEHHHVTYTYDALEASSILSHRYITERFLPDKAIDLIDEAGSQKRINNSVKPKKIADLEQEVQRLVTEKTRLVNNQKYEEAAAIRDRVKQKREELEQLKEEWENTLKNEENIVDVEDIQRIISGMTGIPLIRIAQSESEKLLQIEEELHQSIVGQDEAIKVIASAIRRSRTGLSSPKRPRGSFIFLGPTGVGKTYLAKQLAGFLFGNEDALIRLDMSDFMEKHNVSRLVGAPPGYIGYEEGGLLTEKIRRRPYSVILLDEIEKAHRDVFNLLLQVLEEGQLQDNLGHTVSFRNTVLIMTSNVGTREINKDTFLGFHADGKSGIMGFNEMKTSAMSELRKIFNPEFLNRVDETVVFHALSKDHISKILDLLIGELEERLAPQDIALQIKKKAKEFIIAVGFDEKYGARPLRRTIQKYIEDPLSVEMLKGRFQSGSTIIIDIKNDKIVFRAKKKLMQSDSMEELEKISS; this is encoded by the coding sequence ATGTTTAAGTTCAAAGGTCTGACCCAGCGGGCCCAGCGGGTGCTGACACTCCTTGCACCCGAAGAAGCGAAAAAAGTGAATTCCGAAAGAATTCAACCGGAACATATCGTTCTTGCACTGTTGAGGGACGGTGAAGGTGTTGCGGTTAAGGCACTGAAACGGATCAATGTCAATATCGCGGAGATGATTTTTGATATCGAGCAGAAAATACCGAAAGGTGAACATTCGACGGTCGTTACCGGCGAATTAAAACCGTCAAACCGGCTGAGACACGTTCTTGAGGATTCTTCGGAAGAAGCGCATAACCTCGGCCATGAATATATCGGCACTGAACATCTTCTTTTAGCCGCGGCAAAAGAACCGGGAAGCCTGACGAATAAGTATCTCACACAAAAACGTATAACGATAAATAATCTCAGGGAAGCGATATTCCAGATAAACGGTCCGGGCGGTGTTAGAAATTTCAGCACATACAAGAAAAAACCCCAAAGCACAATGGCCAGGAAAACGACACCGACGCTGAACGAATTTTCCCGTGATCTCACCTCCCTCGCGAGGGAAGGCGCGCTCGATCCGGTTATCGGCAGGGAAAAGGAAATCCAGCGTGTGATACAGATTCTCGCGCGAAGAACAAAGAACAATCCCGTCCTTATCGGTGAACCGGGCGTCGGGAAAACGGCGATCGTCGAAGGCCTCGCTCAGAGAATTATCGAAGGAACGGCTCCGGAAGTCCTCTTCGACAAGCGAGTCGTTGTGCTTGATCTGGCGTCGCTTGTCGCCGGGACAAAGTACCGGGGGGAGTTCGAAGAAAGACTCAAACGTGTCATGCGGGAGATTGTGACGGCAAGCAATGTCATTCTCTTTATCGATGAATTGCATACGATTATCGGCGCAGGAGGGGCGGAAGGGGCGATCGATGCCTCGAATATGCTCAAACCCGCCTTGTCGCGGGGAGAACTTCAGTGTATCGGTGCAACAACACTCAACGAGTATAAAAAATATATCGAACGGGATGCGGCGCTCGAACGGAGATTCCAGTCGATTTATGTCGACGAACCATCTGTTGAAGAAACGATAGAGATTCTGACCGGTATTAAGAACCGCTACGAAGAACACCACCATGTCACCTATACATATGACGCTCTTGAAGCCTCTTCGATTCTTTCTCACCGTTACATTACCGAACGATTCCTCCCGGATAAGGCGATCGACCTTATCGATGAGGCCGGTTCGCAGAAACGGATCAACAACAGCGTCAAACCCAAGAAAATCGCGGATCTCGAACAGGAGGTTCAGCGGCTTGTTACAGAAAAAACACGTCTCGTGAATAATCAGAAATACGAGGAGGCCGCTGCCATCAGGGACAGGGTAAAACAAAAACGGGAAGAACTGGAGCAACTCAAGGAGGAATGGGAGAATACCCTCAAAAATGAGGAAAATATCGTGGATGTCGAGGATATCCAGCGGATCATATCCGGCATGACGGGAATTCCCCTTATCCGAATCGCGCAGAGTGAGTCCGAAAAGCTTCTCCAGATCGAAGAGGAGCTTCATCAATCCATCGTGGGCCAGGATGAAGCGATCAAGGTGATCGCCTCGGCGATACGGCGGTCCCGGACGGGACTCAGTTCACCGAAACGGCCACGGGGTTCCTTTATCTTTTTGGGCCCGACCGGGGTCGGAAAGACATATCTGGCAAAACAACTCGCTGGATTTCTCTTCGGCAACGAAGATGCGTTGATCAGACTCGATATGTCGGATTTCATGGAAAAACACAATGTATCACGTCTTGTCGGCGCCCCGCCCGGCTATATCGGATACGAAGAGGGCGGACTTCTGACCGAAAAAATCCGGCGCAGACCCTACAGCGTCATTCTCCTCGATGAGATCGAAAAGGCACACCGTGATGTGTTCAATCTTCTGCTGCAGGTACTCGAAGAGGGGCAGCTTCAGGACAATCTCGGACACACGGTGTCCTTTCGGAATACGGTCCTGATCATGACCTCGAATGTCGGGACGCGTGAAATCAACAAGGATACCTTTCTCGGATTTCATGCCGACGGTAAAAGCGGTATCATGGGCTTTAATGAAATGAAAACATCCGCCATGAGTGAACTCCGCAAGATATTCAATCCGGAGTTTCTCAACAGGGTGGATGAAACCGTTGTGTTCCATGCCCTGAGCAAGGATCATATTTCCAAGATACTCGATCTTCTCATCGGAGAACTCGAGGAACGGCTTGCGCCGCAGGATATCGCGCTGCAGATCAAGAAGAAAGCGAAAGAGTTTATCATAGCCGTCGGCTTTGACGAAAAATACGGAGCCCGCCCATTGCGGCGAACGATACAGAAATATATTGAAGACCCCCTCTCGGTTGAAATGCTCAAAGGAAGATTCCAAAGCGGCAGTACCATTATTATCGATATAAAAAACGATAAGATCGTATTTCGGGCAAAAAAGAAGCTTATGCAAAGCGACAGTATGGAAGAACTCGAGAAGATATCGAGTTAG